The following proteins are co-located in the Megalops cyprinoides isolate fMegCyp1 chromosome 15, fMegCyp1.pri, whole genome shotgun sequence genome:
- the foxn2a gene encoding forkhead box protein N2 isoform X2: MGPIIGMSPDKKAETPGVQEERAGLRGACGAGTLPEAESAASPRATSLDRVGGAGAEDEELTNLNWLHENLLQNFTLGGPEAQPSGSPLFDIEGDGGAPHAFSSLSSASSSSTSPSSSSLLGGRGGEKDSLKSKPPFSFSLLIYMAIEQSPSKSLPVKDIYGWILEHFPYFSSAPTGWKNSVRHNLSLNKCFRKVERSLGKANGKGSLWCVDPEYRPNLIQALKKQHLPTAHAFCTPPASPPSASSPPRHLFLPDQSLSLKGDPDSPMDLSRPDAVVVSSDPKQDHNYSSAPLQRCSSRSSSSSLSSLEDGGRVPPQARRAGSEGFHSDSDSDLGEERGRRGRPGPPRHPAAAASGPPGKKARREAKQEVDEELKEAAGSLLHLAGIRTCLELSKHNAKSRKLSRK; encoded by the exons ATGGGTCCGATAATCGGGATGTCGCCGGATAAGAAAGCGGAAACCCCGGGCGTGCAGGAGGAGAGGGCGGGGCTGAGGGGCGCGTGCGGGGCGGGGACCCTGCCAGAGGCCGAGAGCGCCGCCAGCCCCCGGGCCACCAGCCTGGACCGGGTGGGCGGGGCCGGCGCCGAGGACGAGGAGCTCACCAACCTCAACTGGCTCCACGAGAACCTGCTGCAGAACTTCACGCTGGGCGGGCCCGAGGCGCAGCCCAGCGGCAGCCCCCTCTTCGACATCGAGGGCGACGGCGGCGCGCCCCACGCcttctcctccctgtcctccgcctcgtcctcctccacctccccctcgtCGTCCTCGCTGCTGGGCGGCCGGGGCGGGGAGAAGGACTCCCTCAAGTCCAAGCCGCcattctccttctccctgctcATCTACATGGCCATCGAGCAGTCGCCCAGCAAGTCCCTGCCCGTGAAGGACATCTACGGCTGGATCCTGGAGCACTTCCCCTATTTCTCCAGCGCCCCCACCGGCTGGAAGAACTCCGTGCGCCACAACCTGTCCCTCAACAAGTGCTTCCGCAAGGTGGAGAGGAGCCTGGGCAAG GCCAACGGAAAGGGCTCTCTCTGGTGCGTGGACCCCGAGTACCGGCCCAACCTGATCCAGGCCCTGAAGAAGCAGCACCTCCCCACTGCACACGCCTTCTGCACACCTCCCGCCTCCCCGCCCAG TGCCTCTTCGCCCCCGCGTCACCTCTTCCTACCGGACCAGAGTCTCTCTCTGAAAG GCGACCCGGACAGTCCGATGGACCTGTCCCGGCCGGACGCGGTCGTGGTGAGCAGCGACCCCAAGCAGGATCACAACTACAGCAGCGCGCCCCTCCAGCGCTGCTCGTcccgctccagctcctcctccctctcctccctggaGGACGGGGGGCGGGTGCCCCCCCAGGCCCGGCGGGCCGGCAGCGAGGGCTTCCACAGCGACTCCGACTCCGACCTCGGGGAGGAGCGGGGGCGCCGGGGCCGCCCGGGCCCGCCCCGCCaccccgccgccgccgccagcGGGCCCCCGGGGAAGAAGGCGCGGCGCGAGGCCAAGCAGGAGGTGGacgaggagctgaaggaggcgGCCGGCTCCCTCCTGCACCTGGCCGGCATCCGCACCTGTCTGGAGCTCTCCAAACACAATGCCAAGAGCAGAAAACTCAGCAGGAAATGA
- the ppp1r21 gene encoding protein phosphatase 1 regulatory subunit 21, with amino-acid sequence MAADLQAKYSKLAQEYSKLRAQNQVLKKAVVDEQANSASLKEQVKQRDQSLRKVEQEMDSLSFRNQQLAKRVELLQEELAASEAKGRKSKHRGDSPSQQGLQAQIVFDEDLQKKIQENERLHIQFFEADEQHRRQEAELRARLEELEKDSEQHQAVVDGLTQKYMETIEKLQSDKARLEVKSQTLEREAKECRLRTEECQQQLRKYQTELNQQLEQSSSVILEKVPFNDTKYSDYNTLNVPPHNRRHQLKARDVAGQALTFVQDLVAALLNFHSYTEQRIHIYPLDSSIEPVSALNQRFSHYLHENAAYVRPLEDGLLQLHQSITEDTVTTLETVGKLKEFSDQFTSYTRFLQKILPYQLKSLEEECEAPLCTAALTSKNRELQSDMRKVTSVFEKLQTYISLLALPGVRPDALPQSSSTAVFTQLAACLHGLQDAMKEMSKHYSQKATLEQELPTVTQKLSTTNECLLSSLGSLTSCTGKIATFFSNNLDFFASSAGYGPRGGTGSLNPLQAESMLGNKKQAAAYMRAIRKSRPESVPYAEALTNRRVLTSSTESREGLTQQVQQSQEKIARLEQEKEHWLLEAQLGRVRLEKENQRITELEASLAAALGGSPTPQPVPQEGSPATPGQEEVDSEERGAGKEPIQTTSLVGMLTVAPGSEDVGDEQSREQLIKSHYMARVGELTTQLQVSDSKAVHFHAECRALAKRLALAEKSRETLTEEVKLANQNISRLQDELATTKRSYEDQLSMMSDHLCSMNETLSKQREEIDTLKLGGKGNSKKNKGR; translated from the exons atggctgcagaTTTACAGGCAAAGTATAGCAAGCTGGCTCAGGAATATTCCAAG CTCCGGGCCCAGAACCAGGTTCTGAAGAAAGCTGTGGTGGACGAGCAGGCCAACTCTGCCTCCCTCAAG GAGCAGGTGAAGCAGAGGGATCAGAGCCTGCGGAAGGTGGAGCAGGAGATGGACAGCCTCAGCTTCCGTAACCAGCAGCTGGCCAAGAGGGTGGAGTtactgcaggaggagctggctgCCAGCGAGGCCAAGGGCAGGAAGAGCAAG catAGAGGAGACTCGCCCTCCCAGCAGGGCCTGCAGGCACAGATCGTTTTTGACGAGGACCTGCAGAAGAAGATCCAGGAGAACGAGAGACTGCAcatccag TTCTTTGAGGCGGACGAGCAGCACCGGCGCCAGGAGGCCGAGCTCCGGGCccggctggaggagctggagaaggactCAGAGCAGCACCAGGCCGTGGTGGACGGGCTCACACAAAAGTACATGGAGACCATTGAGAAACTGCAGAGCGACAAAGCCCGtctggag GTGAAATCACAGACGCTAGAGCGAGAGGCCAAAGAGTGCCGACTCCGAACAGAGGAATG ccagcagcagctgaggaAGTATCAGACAGAGCTGAACCAACAgctggagcagagcagcagcgtCATTCTGGAGAAAGTGCCCTTCAATGACACGA AATACAGTGATTATAACACCCTGAACGTTCCCCCGCATAACAGGAGGCACCAG CTAAAGGCGCGTGATGTTGCTGGTCAGGCATTGACCTTTGTCCAGGACCTGGTGGCTGCCCTGCTCAACTTCCACAGCTACACAGAGCAGAGAATCCACATCTACCCCCTGGACTCCTCCATCGAGCCAGTTTCTGCCCTCAACCAGAGG TTTTCCCACTACTTGCACGAGAATGCGGCCTACGTGCGCCCCCTAGAGGACGGCCTCCTGCAACTGCACCAGAGCATCACTGAGGACACGGTCACAACCCTG GAAACTGTGGGGAAACTCAAGGAGTTTTCAGATCAGTTCACATCCTACACACGCTTCCTGCAGAAGATTCTCCCCTACCAGCTCAAAAG tTTGGAGGAGGAGTGTGAGGCTCCTCTCTGCACCGCAGCTCTCACCTCCAAGAACAGGGAGCTGCAGAGCGACATGAGGAAGGTGACGTCCGTCTTCGAGAAGCTGCAGACCTACATCAGCCTGCTGGCCTTACCCG GTGTCCGACCAGACGCGTTACCTCAGAGCAGCTCCACCGCTGTCTTCACCCAGCTGGCTGCCTGTCTGCACGGCCTGCAGGATGCCATGAAAG aGATGTCCAAACACTACAGCCAAAAGGCCACATTGGAGCAGGAGCTTCCCACCGTCACCCAGAAGCTGAGCACCACCAACGAATGTCTGCTGTCCTCGCTGGGCTCCCTCACTAGCTGCACTGGGAAG ATCGCCACGTTCTTCAGCAACAACCTGGACTTCTTCGCGTCGTCGGCAGGCTACGGGCCGAGGGGTGGCACGGGTTCCCTAAACCCCCTCCAGgcagagagcatgctgggtaacaAGAAGCAGGCGGCTGCTTACATGCGAGCGATCAGGAAG TCGCGGCCAGAATCGGTGCCGTACGCAGAGGCGCTGACGAACCGCCGCGTCCTGACCAGCTCCACAGAGAGCCGCGAGGGCCTCACACAGCAG GTGCAGCAGAGTCAGGAGAAGATTGCCCGTctggagcaggagaaagaaCACTGGCTGCTGGAGGCCCAGCTTGGGAGGGTTCGGCTGGAAAAGGAGAACCAGCGAATCACCGAGCTGGAGGCCTCACTCGCGGCAGCCCTGGGGGGCAGCCCCACCCCTCAGCCTGTCCCACAGGAGGGCAGCCCTGCCACGCCCGGGCAGGAGGAGGTGGActcagaggagaggggagctgGGAAGGAGCCCATCCAGACCACTAGTCTG GTTGGCATGTTGACTGTGGCCCCCGGCAGTGAAGAC GTAGGGGATGAGCAGTCCAGGGAGCAGCTAATAAAGTCTCACTACATGGCGAGAGTTGGGGAGCTTACCACACAGCTGCAGGTCTCTGACAGCAAGGCTGTGCACTTCCATGCAGAG TGTCGAGCTCTAGCCAAGCGTCTGGCCCTGGCAGAGAAATCCCGGGAAACTCTGACAGAGGAGGTGAAGCTGGCCAATCAGAACATCTCGCGCCTGCAG gacgagctggccacGACGAAGAGGAGCTACGAAGATCAGCTGAGCATGATGAGCGATCACCTGTGCAGCATGAACGAGACGCTGAGCAAACAGCGGGAGGAGATAGACACTCTCAAACTGGGCGGCAAG GGAAATTCGAAAAAGAACAAGGGTCGGTAG
- the foxn2a gene encoding forkhead box protein N2 isoform X1, whose translation MGPIIGMSPDKKAETPGVQEERAGLRGACGAGTLPEAESAASPRATSLDRVGGAGAEDEELTNLNWLHENLLQNFTLGGPEAQPSGSPLFDIEGDGGAPHAFSSLSSASSSSTSPSSSSLLGGRGGEKDSLKSKPPFSFSLLIYMAIEQSPSKSLPVKDIYGWILEHFPYFSSAPTGWKNSVRHNLSLNKCFRKVERSLGKANGKGSLWCVDPEYRPNLIQALKKQHLPTAHAFCTPPASPPSASSPPRHLFLPDQSLSLKESDIDAATAMMLLNSAPGQRADPCDPDSPMDLSRPDAVVVSSDPKQDHNYSSAPLQRCSSRSSSSSLSSLEDGGRVPPQARRAGSEGFHSDSDSDLGEERGRRGRPGPPRHPAAAASGPPGKKARREAKQEVDEELKEAAGSLLHLAGIRTCLELSKHNAKSRKLSRK comes from the exons ATGGGTCCGATAATCGGGATGTCGCCGGATAAGAAAGCGGAAACCCCGGGCGTGCAGGAGGAGAGGGCGGGGCTGAGGGGCGCGTGCGGGGCGGGGACCCTGCCAGAGGCCGAGAGCGCCGCCAGCCCCCGGGCCACCAGCCTGGACCGGGTGGGCGGGGCCGGCGCCGAGGACGAGGAGCTCACCAACCTCAACTGGCTCCACGAGAACCTGCTGCAGAACTTCACGCTGGGCGGGCCCGAGGCGCAGCCCAGCGGCAGCCCCCTCTTCGACATCGAGGGCGACGGCGGCGCGCCCCACGCcttctcctccctgtcctccgcctcgtcctcctccacctccccctcgtCGTCCTCGCTGCTGGGCGGCCGGGGCGGGGAGAAGGACTCCCTCAAGTCCAAGCCGCcattctccttctccctgctcATCTACATGGCCATCGAGCAGTCGCCCAGCAAGTCCCTGCCCGTGAAGGACATCTACGGCTGGATCCTGGAGCACTTCCCCTATTTCTCCAGCGCCCCCACCGGCTGGAAGAACTCCGTGCGCCACAACCTGTCCCTCAACAAGTGCTTCCGCAAGGTGGAGAGGAGCCTGGGCAAG GCCAACGGAAAGGGCTCTCTCTGGTGCGTGGACCCCGAGTACCGGCCCAACCTGATCCAGGCCCTGAAGAAGCAGCACCTCCCCACTGCACACGCCTTCTGCACACCTCCCGCCTCCCCGCCCAG TGCCTCTTCGCCCCCGCGTCACCTCTTCCTACCGGACCAGAGTCTCTCTCTGAAAG AGTCTGACATTGACGCGGCCACTGCCATGATGCTCTTAAACTCCGCCCCCGGGCAGCGGGCCGACCCAT GCGACCCGGACAGTCCGATGGACCTGTCCCGGCCGGACGCGGTCGTGGTGAGCAGCGACCCCAAGCAGGATCACAACTACAGCAGCGCGCCCCTCCAGCGCTGCTCGTcccgctccagctcctcctccctctcctccctggaGGACGGGGGGCGGGTGCCCCCCCAGGCCCGGCGGGCCGGCAGCGAGGGCTTCCACAGCGACTCCGACTCCGACCTCGGGGAGGAGCGGGGGCGCCGGGGCCGCCCGGGCCCGCCCCGCCaccccgccgccgccgccagcGGGCCCCCGGGGAAGAAGGCGCGGCGCGAGGCCAAGCAGGAGGTGGacgaggagctgaaggaggcgGCCGGCTCCCTCCTGCACCTGGCCGGCATCCGCACCTGTCTGGAGCTCTCCAAACACAATGCCAAGAGCAGAAAACTCAGCAGGAAATGA